A genome region from Thermococcus gorgonarius includes the following:
- the psmB gene encoding archaeal proteasome endopeptidase complex subunit beta gives MNESLSAAKGTTTVGLVCKEGVILAADKRATMGNMVTSKEVTKIFQIDDHLAIAGAGLVGDILSMVRLLRAEAKLYRAKVGREMSVKALATLMANILHGGRGYGYFAWFLVGGYDSKPRLYSIDAAGGVTEEKFIAAGSGMEFALAILENEFSEGLSLEDGMRLAAKAVNAAIKRDVYTGEGITLVVVTKEGYRELGDDEIKTLLK, from the coding sequence TTGAACGAAAGTTTAAGCGCTGCGAAAGGCACCACAACAGTTGGTTTGGTGTGTAAGGAGGGGGTTATCCTAGCCGCTGACAAGAGGGCCACAATGGGGAACATGGTAACGTCGAAGGAAGTCACAAAGATCTTCCAGATAGACGACCATCTGGCGATAGCGGGTGCTGGACTCGTTGGAGACATTCTGAGTATGGTCAGGCTTCTGAGGGCAGAGGCAAAACTCTACCGGGCAAAAGTGGGCAGGGAGATGAGTGTTAAGGCTCTGGCAACTCTAATGGCCAACATTCTCCACGGTGGAAGGGGCTACGGCTACTTTGCCTGGTTTCTCGTTGGCGGCTACGACTCCAAGCCGAGGCTCTACTCCATAGATGCCGCGGGCGGCGTTACCGAGGAGAAGTTTATAGCCGCTGGTTCTGGAATGGAGTTCGCCCTCGCTATTCTGGAAAACGAGTTCTCCGAGGGGCTTTCCCTTGAGGATGGGATGAGGCTTGCTGCAAAGGCCGTTAACGCGGCCATCAAGAGGGACGTTTACACCGGGGAGGGAATTACCCTCGTGGTTGTAACAAAGGAAGGCTATCGCGAGCTTGGAGATGACGAAATAAAGACCCTTCTTAAGTGA
- a CDS encoding beta-CASP ribonuclease aCPSF1, translating into MIRRETYVEDILKDIRAVIEQMVPKEAKVTEVEFEGPELVIYVKNPEAIMKDGDLIRNLAKVLKKRISVRPDPDILLPPEKAEEMIKQIVPPEAEITNISFDPSVGEVIIEARKPGLVIGKNGETLRLITQKVYWAPKAVRTPPIQSQTIYSIRQILQSEAKDRRKFLRQVGRNIYRKPEYKSRWIRVTGLGGFREVGRSALLVQTDESYVLVDFGVNIAALKDPTKAFPHFDAPEFRYVLDEGLLDAIIITHAHLDHSGMLPYLFRYKLFDGPIYTTPPTRDLMTLLQQDFIEIQHMNGVEPLYRPRDIKEVIKHTITLDYGEVRDIAPDIRLTLHNAGHILGSAIVHLHIGNGLHNIAVTGDFKFIPTRLFEPAVSRFPRLETLIMESTYGGSNDYQMPREEAEKRLIEVIHHTIKRGGKVLIPAMAVGRAQEIMMVLEEYARIGGLEVPIYLDGMIWEATAIHTAYPEYLSKRLREQIFHEGYNPFLNPIFKNVANSRERQDIIDSGEPAIIIATSGMLVGGPSVEYFKQLAPDPKNSIIFVSYQAEGTLGRQVQRGLREIPLVGEDGRTEVVPVKMEVHTIDGFSGHADRRELMSYVARLRPRPERIITVHGEAHKCLDLASSIHKKFSLPTRAPNNLDAIRLK; encoded by the coding sequence TTGATCAGGAGGGAAACGTACGTCGAGGACATACTGAAGGACATCAGGGCCGTCATTGAGCAGATGGTTCCCAAGGAGGCCAAGGTAACTGAGGTGGAGTTTGAAGGGCCTGAGCTCGTTATTTACGTAAAGAACCCCGAGGCCATAATGAAGGATGGGGATCTTATCAGGAATCTGGCAAAGGTGCTTAAAAAGAGGATAAGTGTTCGCCCGGATCCAGACATACTGCTCCCTCCGGAAAAGGCGGAGGAGATGATAAAGCAGATAGTCCCGCCGGAGGCAGAGATAACCAACATAAGCTTTGACCCATCGGTTGGTGAGGTCATAATTGAAGCCAGGAAACCCGGTCTTGTCATCGGAAAGAACGGTGAGACCCTCAGGTTGATAACTCAGAAGGTCTACTGGGCTCCCAAAGCGGTCAGGACTCCGCCAATTCAAAGCCAGACGATATACTCCATTAGGCAAATACTCCAGTCCGAGGCCAAGGACAGGAGGAAGTTCCTCAGGCAGGTGGGCAGGAACATATACCGCAAGCCCGAATACAAGAGCAGATGGATTAGAGTTACCGGCCTCGGCGGCTTCCGTGAGGTCGGAAGGAGTGCCCTTCTAGTTCAGACTGATGAGAGCTACGTTCTTGTTGACTTTGGCGTTAACATTGCCGCGCTTAAAGATCCCACCAAGGCATTCCCACACTTCGACGCTCCCGAGTTCCGCTATGTCCTGGATGAGGGCCTCCTCGACGCCATAATCATCACCCACGCCCACCTCGATCACAGCGGCATGCTGCCGTACCTCTTCCGCTACAAGCTCTTCGATGGGCCAATCTACACAACGCCACCAACGAGGGATCTGATGACCCTTCTCCAGCAGGACTTCATAGAGATCCAGCACATGAACGGCGTCGAACCGCTTTACAGGCCCAGGGACATCAAGGAAGTCATAAAGCACACCATAACCCTCGACTACGGTGAGGTAAGGGACATAGCTCCCGACATAAGGCTGACCCTCCACAACGCGGGCCACATCCTTGGTTCGGCCATAGTCCACCTTCACATAGGAAACGGCCTCCACAACATTGCGGTAACTGGCGACTTCAAGTTCATTCCGACCAGACTCTTTGAGCCGGCGGTAAGCAGGTTCCCGAGGCTGGAGACCCTCATTATGGAGTCCACCTACGGAGGAAGCAATGACTATCAGATGCCGAGGGAAGAGGCCGAGAAGAGGCTTATAGAGGTCATACACCACACGATAAAGAGGGGCGGTAAGGTTCTTATTCCTGCTATGGCAGTTGGTAGGGCCCAGGAGATAATGATGGTTCTCGAGGAATACGCCAGAATAGGAGGCCTTGAGGTACCGATATACCTCGACGGCATGATCTGGGAGGCAACGGCAATCCACACAGCTTATCCTGAGTACCTCAGCAAGAGACTCAGGGAGCAGATCTTCCACGAGGGTTACAACCCGTTCCTCAACCCAATCTTCAAGAACGTTGCCAACAGCAGGGAAAGGCAGGACATCATAGACAGTGGCGAGCCGGCCATAATTATCGCCACCTCCGGTATGCTGGTAGGCGGTCCGAGCGTTGAATACTTTAAGCAGCTTGCCCCTGATCCAAAGAACAGCATAATCTTCGTCAGCTATCAGGCCGAAGGAACCCTTGGAAGGCAGGTTCAGAGAGGATTGAGGGAGATACCTCTCGTTGGTGAGGACGGAAGGACTGAAGTTGTCCCGGTGAAGATGGAAGTCCATACAATAGATGGCTTTTCAGGTCACGCAGACAGAAGGGAGCTCATGAGCTACGTTGCCAGGCTCAGACCCAGACCTGAGCGCATTATCACCGTCCACGGTGAGGCCCACAAGTGCCTTGACCTGGCCTCCAGCATACATAAGAAGTTCAGTCTCCCGACGAGGGCTCCCAACAACCTCGACGCCATAAGACTCAAGTGA
- a CDS encoding ATP-dependent DNA ligase: protein MRYSELTELYRRLEKTTLKTLKTKFVADFLKKTPEDLIEVVPYLILGKVFPDWDERELGVGEKLLIKAVAIATGVPEREIENSIKDTGDLGESVALALKKRKQKSFFSQPLTIKRVYDTFVKIAEAQGEGSQDRKMKYLANLFMDAAPEEGKYIARTVLGTMRTGVAEGILRDAIAEAFKVKPELVERAYMLTSDFGYVAKIAKLEGNEGLSKVEIQVGKPIRPMLAQNAASVKDALLEMGGEAAFEIKYDGARVQIHKDGDKVTVYSRRLENVTRSIPEVVEAIRNSLKPERAIVEGELVAVGEGGRPRPFQYVLRRFRRKYNIEEMVEKIPLELNLFDVMFIDGESLIETKFIERRKKLEEIVKTSEKIKLAEQLITKNVEEAEAFYKRALELGHEGLMAKRLDSIYEPGNRGKKWLKIKPTMENLDLVIIGAEWGEGRRAHLLGSFLVAAYDPNSGEFVPVGKVGSGFTDEDLVEFTKMLKPLIVREEGKFVEIEPKVVIEVTYQEIQKSPKYKSGFALRFPRYVALREDKSPEEADTIERVAQLYELQEKFKAKK, encoded by the coding sequence ATGCGCTATTCAGAACTGACTGAACTCTATAGACGGCTGGAGAAGACAACCCTCAAAACCCTCAAAACTAAGTTCGTTGCGGACTTCCTCAAGAAAACACCCGAGGATCTGATCGAGGTTGTTCCTTACCTGATCCTTGGCAAGGTCTTTCCTGACTGGGACGAAAGAGAACTGGGCGTCGGCGAAAAGCTCCTGATAAAGGCCGTCGCAATAGCAACTGGCGTTCCCGAGAGGGAAATCGAGAACTCGATAAAGGACACTGGCGATCTGGGGGAGAGCGTGGCCTTAGCTTTAAAGAAGAGGAAGCAGAAGAGCTTTTTCAGCCAGCCGTTAACGATAAAGCGAGTTTACGATACCTTTGTTAAAATCGCCGAAGCTCAGGGGGAGGGCAGTCAGGACAGAAAGATGAAGTACCTCGCAAACCTTTTCATGGATGCCGCGCCGGAGGAGGGGAAGTACATAGCGAGAACCGTCCTCGGAACGATGAGAACCGGCGTCGCCGAGGGGATCTTGAGGGATGCGATAGCAGAGGCATTCAAGGTCAAGCCCGAGCTCGTTGAGAGGGCCTACATGCTGACGAGCGATTTTGGCTACGTTGCAAAGATTGCAAAGCTGGAAGGCAACGAGGGACTTTCAAAGGTCGAGATTCAGGTTGGAAAACCCATAAGGCCGATGCTGGCCCAGAACGCTGCCAGTGTTAAGGACGCCCTTCTGGAGATGGGTGGCGAGGCGGCCTTTGAGATAAAGTACGACGGCGCCAGAGTTCAGATCCACAAGGACGGAGACAAAGTGACAGTCTATTCAAGAAGGCTTGAGAACGTTACCAGGTCGATTCCGGAAGTGGTTGAGGCAATAAGAAACTCCCTAAAACCAGAGCGTGCCATAGTGGAGGGCGAACTGGTCGCCGTCGGAGAGGGAGGAAGGCCGAGGCCATTCCAGTACGTGCTAAGGCGCTTTAGGAGGAAGTACAACATCGAAGAGATGGTCGAGAAAATTCCCCTTGAGCTGAACCTCTTCGACGTCATGTTCATCGACGGGGAGAGCTTAATAGAGACCAAGTTCATTGAGAGGAGGAAAAAACTCGAGGAAATTGTCAAAACGAGTGAGAAGATAAAGCTGGCAGAACAGCTGATAACAAAAAATGTCGAGGAAGCTGAGGCATTCTACAAAAGAGCCCTCGAGCTCGGTCATGAGGGTCTAATGGCCAAGAGACTGGATTCAATTTACGAGCCCGGAAACCGCGGAAAGAAGTGGCTGAAGATCAAACCTACCATGGAGAACCTCGACCTGGTTATAATAGGTGCAGAATGGGGCGAGGGAAGGAGAGCCCATCTTCTCGGTTCATTCCTCGTGGCTGCCTACGATCCTAACAGCGGAGAATTCGTCCCGGTCGGAAAGGTCGGGAGCGGCTTCACCGATGAGGACTTAGTCGAGTTCACCAAGATGCTGAAGCCACTCATAGTCAGGGAAGAAGGCAAGTTCGTCGAAATCGAGCCCAAAGTGGTCATAGAAGTAACCTACCAGGAAATACAGAAAAGTCCGAAGTACAAGAGCGGCTTCGCACTGAGGTTCCCGCGCTACGTTGCTTTGAGAGAAGATAAAAGCCCGGAGGAGGCCGACACTATAGAGAGAGTTGCCCAGCTTTACGAACTTCAAGAAAAGTTCAAGGCGAAGAAGTGA